One segment of Curtobacterium poinsettiae DNA contains the following:
- a CDS encoding Fur family transcriptional regulator, whose amino-acid sequence MDADADLLRSSGLRVTTPRLAVLRATDSMPHATADDIVTALAVELPTTSHQAVYGVLNALTGVGLVRRIEPAGSPARYERRTGDNHHHIVCTLCGAIEDVDCAVGHSPCLTPSETHGFAVTTAEVTYWGICERCAAAERDGAEHDDPDVAPAPA is encoded by the coding sequence ATGGACGCCGACGCCGATCTGCTCCGTTCCTCGGGGCTCCGGGTCACGACCCCGCGACTCGCGGTGCTCCGCGCGACCGACTCGATGCCGCACGCCACCGCGGACGACATCGTCACCGCGCTCGCCGTGGAGTTGCCGACCACGAGTCACCAGGCCGTCTACGGCGTGCTGAACGCCCTGACCGGCGTCGGGCTCGTCCGCCGCATCGAACCGGCTGGCAGCCCCGCGCGGTACGAGCGCCGCACCGGTGACAACCACCACCACATCGTCTGCACCCTGTGCGGCGCCATCGAGGACGTCGACTGTGCGGTCGGCCACTCGCCCTGCCTGACGCCGTCCGAGACCCACGGCTTCGCGGTCACCACCGCGGAGGTCACCTACTGGGGCATCTGCGAACGCTGCGCAGCGGCAGAGCGCGACGGTGCGGAGCACGACGACCCGGACGTCGCCCCCGCGCCCGCCTGA
- a CDS encoding catalase produces MSDQNTPTGTPTTTTNSGAPVSSDEHSMGVGADGPLALHDHYLVEKLAQFNRERVPERVVHAKGGGAFGTFTVTQDVSRFTRAAFLQPGQTTEMLARFSSVAGEQGSPDTWRDPRGFALKFYTTEGNYDLVGNNTPVFFIRDGIKFPDFIRSQKRLPGSHLRDHDMQWDFWTLSPESAHQVTWLMGDRGLPASWREMDGFGSHTYQWINAEGERFWVKYHFITEQGHKTLTQEDADRIAGEDADFHIRDLHAAIERQDFPRWTLKVQVMPYEDAATYRFNPFDLTKVWPHADYPLIEVGTMELNRNPENYFAQIEQATFAPSNFVPGIAASPDKMLLARIFSYADAHRYRVGTNHAQLPVNAPKNEVHSYSKDGGMRFDFQKSEVPVYAPNSLGGAHADPNATDDAPGWESDGALQRSAATLHPEDDDFGQAGTLVREVLDDAARERLVGNIAGHVSKVTRDDLRERVFAYWTNVDADLGARVRAAVTPSAPGSNEDPEKVAVEA; encoded by the coding sequence GTGTCCGACCAGAACACGCCGACCGGCACCCCGACCACCACGACCAACAGCGGCGCACCCGTCTCGAGCGACGAGCACTCGATGGGCGTCGGGGCCGACGGCCCCCTCGCGCTGCACGACCACTACCTGGTCGAGAAGCTCGCCCAGTTCAACCGCGAGCGTGTCCCGGAGCGGGTCGTGCACGCCAAGGGTGGCGGCGCCTTCGGTACCTTCACCGTCACGCAGGACGTCTCGCGCTTCACCCGAGCCGCGTTCCTGCAGCCCGGGCAGACCACCGAGATGCTCGCCCGGTTCTCGAGCGTCGCCGGTGAGCAGGGTTCCCCCGACACCTGGCGCGACCCCCGCGGCTTCGCGCTGAAGTTCTACACGACCGAGGGCAACTACGACCTGGTCGGCAACAACACCCCGGTGTTCTTCATCCGCGACGGCATCAAGTTCCCCGACTTCATCCGCTCGCAGAAGCGCCTGCCCGGTTCGCACCTGCGCGACCACGACATGCAGTGGGACTTCTGGACCCTGTCGCCCGAGTCGGCGCACCAGGTCACGTGGCTGATGGGCGACCGCGGCCTGCCGGCGAGCTGGCGCGAGATGGACGGTTTCGGCTCGCACACCTACCAGTGGATCAACGCCGAGGGCGAGCGCTTCTGGGTGAAGTACCACTTCATCACCGAGCAGGGCCACAAGACCCTGACGCAGGAGGACGCCGACCGCATCGCCGGCGAGGACGCGGACTTCCACATCCGCGACCTGCACGCCGCGATCGAGCGTCAGGACTTCCCGCGGTGGACCCTCAAGGTGCAGGTCATGCCCTACGAGGACGCCGCGACCTACCGCTTCAACCCGTTCGACCTGACGAAGGTGTGGCCGCACGCGGACTACCCCCTCATCGAGGTCGGCACGATGGAGCTCAACCGCAACCCGGAGAACTACTTCGCGCAGATCGAGCAGGCGACGTTCGCCCCCTCGAACTTCGTGCCCGGCATCGCGGCGAGCCCTGACAAGATGCTCCTGGCGCGCATCTTCAGCTACGCGGACGCCCACCGCTACCGTGTCGGCACGAACCACGCCCAGCTGCCGGTGAACGCCCCGAAGAACGAGGTCCACTCGTACTCGAAGGACGGCGGCATGCGCTTCGACTTCCAGAAGTCCGAGGTGCCGGTGTACGCGCCGAACTCGCTCGGTGGTGCGCACGCCGACCCGAACGCGACCGACGACGCCCCGGGCTGGGAGTCCGACGGTGCGCTGCAGCGTTCCGCCGCGACCCTGCACCCGGAGGACGACGACTTCGGCCAGGCCGGCACGCTCGTCCGTGAGGTCCTGGACGACGCCGCCCGTGAGCGCCTGGTCGGCAACATCGCCGGCCACGTCTCGAAGGTGACGCGCGACGACCTGCGCGAGCGCGTGTTCGCCTACTGGACGAACGTCGACGCCGACCTGGGTGCGCGCGTGCGCGCCGCGGTCACGCCGAGCGCGCCGGGCTCCAACGAGGACCCGGAGAAGGTCGCGGTCGAGGCGTAA
- a CDS encoding GNAT family N-acetyltransferase, which translates to MSDDIRWEVVEESTLSLPDHEAIAALLGQAFPDWSHWYVGGRSWSGMQPERRVLAHDADGVVLAHVGIRRMYISVGGQDVLVGDTGLVAVAPRLQGTGVGRELMTRTAAVLEGLRVPFGFLGAGEDRIPFYSKLGWHEFPEAVGTFSAFTAEGAGVSNTEQGGWMALPVAAQLEDWPAGPIWLNGQQV; encoded by the coding sequence GTGAGTGACGACATCCGGTGGGAGGTGGTCGAGGAGAGCACGCTGTCGCTCCCCGACCACGAAGCGATCGCAGCGCTGCTCGGGCAGGCCTTCCCCGACTGGTCGCACTGGTACGTGGGCGGCCGGAGCTGGTCCGGCATGCAGCCGGAACGCCGGGTGCTCGCGCACGACGCCGACGGGGTCGTCCTGGCCCACGTCGGCATCCGCCGCATGTACATCTCCGTCGGCGGGCAGGACGTCCTGGTCGGCGACACCGGCCTGGTGGCCGTCGCACCCCGCCTGCAGGGCACCGGCGTCGGCCGCGAGCTGATGACCCGGACCGCGGCGGTCCTCGAGGGACTCCGCGTCCCCTTCGGGTTCCTCGGCGCGGGCGAGGACCGCATCCCGTTCTACTCGAAGCTCGGATGGCACGAGTTCCCCGAGGCCGTCGGCACCTTCTCGGCGTTCACGGCCGAGGGCGCGGGCGTCAGCAACACCGAGCAGGGCGGCTGGATGGCGCTGCCGGTGGCAGCGCAGCTCGAGGACTGGCCCGCTGGGCCGATCTGGCTGAACGGCCAGCAGGTCTAG
- a CDS encoding peptidoglycan-binding domain-containing protein has translation MRFPSAALLALGAMVVAAATAAAIVVVVPAEVPAALRTAAPASTVRVTERTDADERQVQLALDTGAQRAVVTSRTGTVTTSTCSTGAPVRSGDVFAQVDGRPVIALASDEPLWRDLELGDSGADVTGLQRELTRLGAGLSTDGVLGPGTLRAAQQFLVDRGVDRDDLPDDVVLRDPFAWVPAAENIVLACVAVVGAAVGADGVLVELPAELRGARIEALPVDPAPGERVLRIGNADVPIDTAGVVSAPTDLAAITALPEYAATVASADGAPTVAATWTLSRPRTVQVVPPTALWDLVGAQACVQPTTGRSLRVEVLGSELGQSFVRVPGGRTLDRIRAAPDRSSSCR, from the coding sequence ATGCGCTTCCCGTCTGCCGCACTCCTGGCGCTCGGGGCGATGGTGGTCGCGGCGGCGACGGCCGCCGCCATCGTGGTCGTTGTGCCGGCCGAGGTCCCGGCGGCACTCCGGACGGCGGCCCCCGCGAGCACCGTCCGGGTGACCGAACGCACCGATGCCGACGAACGACAGGTGCAGCTCGCACTCGACACCGGTGCCCAACGGGCGGTCGTGACGTCGCGGACCGGCACGGTGACGACGTCGACGTGCTCGACCGGGGCACCCGTGCGGAGCGGGGACGTCTTCGCGCAGGTCGACGGGCGGCCGGTGATCGCGCTCGCCAGTGACGAGCCGCTGTGGCGCGACCTCGAGCTCGGCGACAGCGGGGCCGACGTCACGGGGTTGCAGCGGGAACTCACGCGCCTCGGTGCCGGATTGAGCACCGACGGCGTCCTCGGCCCGGGCACGCTCCGCGCTGCGCAGCAGTTCCTGGTCGACCGAGGTGTCGACCGCGACGACCTGCCCGACGACGTCGTGCTGCGGGACCCGTTCGCATGGGTGCCAGCCGCCGAGAACATCGTCCTGGCGTGCGTGGCCGTCGTCGGGGCAGCGGTCGGCGCTGACGGTGTCCTCGTCGAACTCCCGGCCGAACTCCGCGGTGCGCGCATCGAGGCGCTCCCGGTCGATCCGGCGCCGGGGGAGCGCGTGCTGCGGATCGGGAATGCCGACGTCCCGATCGACACCGCAGGGGTGGTCTCCGCGCCGACGGACCTCGCTGCTATCACCGCCCTGCCGGAGTACGCGGCGACGGTCGCTTCGGCGGACGGCGCACCGACGGTGGCCGCGACCTGGACGCTCAGCCGCCCACGAACCGTCCAGGTGGTGCCACCGACGGCCCTCTGGGACCTCGTGGGCGCGCAGGCATGCGTGCAACCGACGACGGGGCGGTCACTCCGGGTCGAGGTGCTCGGATCGGAACTCGGGCAGTCGTTCGTCCGGGTGCCCGGCGGACGAACGCTCGACCGGATCCGTGCTGCGCCGGACCGGTCCAGCTCGTGTCGGTGA
- a CDS encoding ATP-binding cassette domain-containing protein — protein sequence MSVTLEGVGHVWPNGTVLFDRVDRTFAEGTVTAVVGPSGSGKSTLLAILAGMLRPTRGAAVRPPGCRPLWVFQNPHGVARRRVLDHVALPFVAQGADRRTADVRALGVLERFGLGSRAHARFAELSGGEAQRLMLARTIASAPGLMLVDEPTAQLDRAAAIEVNRGIGALAASGTVVVVATHDDASRDACDGVLDLGRYR from the coding sequence GTGTCGGTGACGCTCGAGGGCGTCGGGCACGTCTGGCCGAACGGCACCGTGCTGTTCGACCGCGTCGACCGCACCTTCGCCGAGGGGACCGTGACCGCGGTCGTCGGGCCGAGCGGTTCCGGCAAGTCGACGCTGCTCGCGATCCTCGCCGGGATGCTCCGTCCGACGCGCGGTGCCGCCGTCCGTCCGCCGGGCTGTCGGCCGCTCTGGGTCTTCCAGAACCCGCACGGGGTGGCCCGCCGCCGAGTGCTCGACCACGTCGCGTTGCCGTTCGTCGCCCAGGGCGCGGATCGTCGGACCGCGGACGTCCGCGCGCTCGGGGTCCTCGAGCGCTTCGGGCTCGGTTCGCGGGCGCACGCGCGATTCGCCGAACTGTCCGGTGGTGAGGCGCAACGCCTGATGCTCGCGCGCACCATCGCCAGCGCGCCGGGTCTGATGCTGGTCGACGAGCCGACGGCGCAACTCGACCGAGCGGCCGCGATCGAGGTGAACCGTGGGATCGGTGCGCTCGCCGCGTCGGGGACGGTCGTCGTCGTCGCCACGCACGACGACGCGAGCCGTGACGCCTGCGACGGAGTGCTCGACCTCGGGCGGTACCGATGA
- a CDS encoding VOC family protein: MHTQDLLAADTGMGAVTLRVANLDRMIGYYRDGVQLSLLSNDGSVAVLGRPGAGGLAVPIVILEHAPSMQHASPHDAGLFHTAILFDTRADLAAALYSVATKFPQTFTGSADHLVSNAFYFTDPEGNGVELYWDRDRTEWSWTHGMVDMDTKYVDPNAFLQEHLTQDALDTAAERPGKVGHVHLSVGDVDAARSFYVDTLGFETTAGFGDALFVSAGGYHHHMAMNTWNSRGAGRRQLALGLGLVRIEVPGSDDLGALVARMHDTGVQTADDGRTVAFEDPWANRIEVTAPGRG; this comes from the coding sequence ATGCACACGCAGGACCTCCTCGCCGCCGACACCGGGATGGGTGCCGTCACCCTCCGCGTCGCGAACCTCGACCGGATGATCGGCTACTACCGCGACGGCGTCCAGCTCTCGCTGCTCTCGAACGACGGCAGCGTCGCCGTCCTCGGGCGACCGGGCGCCGGTGGCCTGGCGGTGCCGATCGTGATCCTCGAGCACGCGCCGTCCATGCAGCACGCCAGCCCGCACGACGCCGGCCTGTTCCACACCGCGATCCTGTTCGACACGAGGGCCGACCTGGCCGCCGCGCTGTACTCGGTCGCAACGAAGTTCCCGCAGACCTTCACCGGCAGCGCCGACCACCTGGTGAGCAACGCGTTCTACTTCACCGATCCCGAGGGCAACGGCGTCGAGCTGTACTGGGACCGTGACCGCACCGAGTGGTCGTGGACGCACGGCATGGTCGACATGGACACGAAGTACGTCGACCCGAACGCGTTCCTGCAGGAGCACCTGACGCAAGACGCCCTGGACACCGCCGCGGAACGCCCGGGCAAGGTCGGCCACGTGCACCTGTCCGTCGGCGACGTCGACGCCGCACGCTCCTTCTACGTGGACACCCTCGGCTTCGAGACCACCGCCGGCTTCGGCGACGCCCTGTTCGTCAGCGCCGGCGGGTACCACCACCACATGGCGATGAACACCTGGAACTCACGTGGGGCCGGGCGCCGCCAGCTCGCGCTCGGGCTGGGACTCGTGCGGATCGAGGTGCCCGGGTCGGACGACCTCGGTGCCCTCGTCGCGCGCATGCACGACACCGGGGTGCAGACCGCCGACGACGGCCGGACGGTCGCGTTCGAGGACCCTTGGGCGAACCGCATCGAGGTGACCGCGCCCGGTCGCGGCTGA
- a CDS encoding SDR family oxidoreductase: protein MTSARPLALVTGVGRRAGIGAALAARLATDGWDLAISWWGPYDDRVSGGADPDGVESVVQECEAAGARVTRLPVDLEDPEQAAALVGRAETEAGAPVTALVMSHCESVDSDLRTTTVESWDRHFAVNARAPFLLVQAYAAGLERAGDAAPRDRRRIVALTSDHIAYNLPYGASKGALDRIVFGAAKELGSLGVSANVVNPGPNDTGWMSDEVKGWAVEGTPLGRLGRPSDTAALVGFLCSEQGAWVNGQLLKSDGGISNSA, encoded by the coding sequence ATGACGTCCGCACGACCACTCGCCCTGGTGACCGGGGTGGGCCGCAGAGCCGGCATCGGTGCAGCGCTCGCCGCCCGGCTGGCGACCGACGGCTGGGACCTCGCCATCTCGTGGTGGGGGCCCTACGACGACCGCGTGAGCGGCGGGGCGGACCCGGACGGGGTCGAGTCGGTGGTGCAGGAGTGCGAGGCTGCGGGAGCACGGGTGACGCGCCTTCCGGTCGACCTGGAGGACCCGGAGCAGGCGGCCGCGCTCGTCGGCCGCGCCGAGACGGAAGCCGGCGCCCCCGTCACCGCCCTCGTCATGTCGCACTGCGAGTCCGTCGACTCCGACCTGCGCACCACCACGGTCGAGTCGTGGGACCGCCACTTCGCCGTGAACGCCCGCGCACCGTTCCTGCTCGTGCAGGCCTACGCGGCCGGGCTCGAGCGTGCCGGGGACGCCGCACCGAGGGACCGACGTCGGATCGTCGCGCTGACGAGCGACCACATCGCGTACAACCTGCCGTACGGGGCGTCGAAGGGCGCGCTCGACCGGATCGTGTTCGGCGCCGCGAAGGAGCTCGGCAGCCTCGGCGTCAGCGCCAACGTGGTGAACCCGGGCCCGAACGACACCGGCTGGATGTCCGACGAGGTCAAGGGGTGGGCCGTCGAGGGCACCCCGCTCGGTCGGCTCGGACGCCCGTCGGACACCGCCGCGCTCGTCGGGTTCCTCTGCTCGGAGCAGGGTGCGTGGGTGAACGGCCAGCTGCTGAAGTCGGACGGCGGGATCTCGAACAGCGCCTGA
- the lepB gene encoding signal peptidase I, translating into MSDTHPHAEPHAEPAAESEPERGGLRFLRDLVIIVVVALLASFLVKAYLVRSFYIPSASMQNTLLVGDRVLVNELVPGVVPLQRGDVVVFQDPGGWLGMGQGDDLIKRVIGLPGDTVSCCDAEGRLSVNGHAVDEPYVVLERGSDRVAGKDFGITVPKGRIWVMGDNRYDSADSRVHGTVPVDDVVGRAFVTTWPVSRWSVLSRYGDEWDRVPTP; encoded by the coding sequence TTGAGCGACACGCACCCCCACGCCGAACCGCACGCCGAACCCGCCGCCGAGAGCGAGCCGGAGCGCGGGGGCCTCCGGTTCCTGCGCGACCTCGTCATCATCGTCGTCGTGGCGCTGCTGGCGTCCTTCCTGGTCAAGGCGTACCTGGTCCGTTCGTTCTACATCCCCTCGGCCTCGATGCAGAACACGCTGCTCGTCGGAGACCGGGTGCTCGTCAACGAGCTCGTGCCCGGGGTGGTGCCGCTGCAGCGTGGTGACGTCGTGGTGTTCCAGGACCCCGGCGGCTGGCTCGGCATGGGCCAGGGCGACGACCTGATCAAACGGGTCATCGGCCTGCCGGGTGACACGGTGTCGTGCTGCGACGCCGAGGGCCGCCTGTCGGTGAACGGGCACGCGGTCGACGAGCCCTACGTCGTGCTCGAACGCGGGTCGGACCGTGTCGCCGGGAAGGACTTCGGGATCACCGTGCCGAAGGGGCGCATCTGGGTGATGGGCGACAACCGGTACGACTCCGCCGACTCGCGTGTGCACGGCACCGTGCCGGTCGACGACGTCGTGGGGCGCGCCTTCGTGACCACGTGGCCCGTCTCGCGGTGGTCGGTGCTGTCCCGGTACGGCGACGAGTGGGACCGGGTCCCGACGCCGTGA
- a CDS encoding helix-turn-helix transcriptional regulator: MGPGPDAVTADDEGFGYETGGDDDLSIHRIATPGKRSGTIGPRPDHVVFWLADGRASLTADDGEHWEVGAERPMMLSASVAYGFETDATATTLLHLSPSLLGDTEESSVFGQPDAADPALEPLRALLREASGRILDPGLPADDRAALNRRIATVVLSTFARSRSDVADRMRRAIGFVHDHADRTLTVADVAAACDLSERGLQDLFRRRLGVTPMQYLREVRLDRVHLELGRPGSRALLVSQVARRWRFTHLGRFAAHYRERFGEQPHQTIARSGTPRER, encoded by the coding sequence GTGGGACCGGGTCCCGACGCCGTGACCGCGGACGACGAGGGCTTCGGCTACGAGACCGGCGGGGACGACGATCTGTCGATCCACCGCATCGCGACACCGGGCAAGCGGTCGGGGACGATCGGTCCGCGCCCCGACCACGTCGTGTTCTGGCTCGCCGACGGCCGGGCCAGCCTGACCGCCGACGACGGCGAGCACTGGGAGGTCGGCGCCGAGCGGCCGATGATGCTCTCGGCGTCCGTCGCGTACGGGTTCGAGACCGACGCGACCGCCACGACGCTGCTGCACCTGTCACCGTCGCTGCTCGGCGACACGGAAGAGTCCTCGGTGTTCGGGCAGCCGGACGCGGCGGATCCCGCACTCGAGCCGCTGCGGGCACTGCTGCGCGAGGCCTCCGGGCGCATCCTCGACCCCGGCCTGCCCGCCGACGACCGTGCGGCCCTGAACCGGCGGATCGCGACCGTCGTCCTGTCGACCTTCGCCCGGTCGCGATCGGACGTCGCGGACCGGATGCGGCGGGCGATCGGCTTCGTGCACGACCACGCCGACCGGACGCTGACGGTGGCGGACGTAGCAGCGGCCTGCGACCTGAGCGAGCGCGGCCTGCAGGACCTGTTCCGCCGTCGTCTCGGCGTCACCCCCATGCAGTACCTGCGCGAGGTCCGGCTCGACCGGGTGCACCTGGAGCTGGGGCGGCCGGGTTCCCGCGCGCTGCTCGTCAGCCAGGTCGCGCGGCGGTGGCGGTTCACCCACCTGGGGCGGTTCGCGGCGCACTACCGGGAACGGTTCGGGGAGCAGCCGCACCAGACCATCGCGCGGAGCGGCACACCCAGAGAACGGTAG
- a CDS encoding helix-turn-helix domain-containing protein, which translates to MDARRSELGQYLRARRALVQPEDVGLTREPGRRVDGLRREEVARLAGISPEYYLRLERGRDHQPSDQVLVALGRALRLDHEAVDYLRRLAHAERRRPEGVVPPGLDDSVRSLLAQWSHTPAFVMDRNQDIILSNALASALGPGYMEPGANLVLQMFSEASRQHAADWDRTAHRVVAALRLHAEPEDPRLQEIVGTLTLQDPDFARIWARHDVAVQRTGVSRHWIDPIGWVEFRWQNLAIPGSSHVLVTFWADPGTPAAAAVAYLAAQVQQGTARREPVAGETAVG; encoded by the coding sequence GTGGATGCGCGACGGTCCGAACTGGGGCAGTACCTCCGCGCCCGTCGGGCACTCGTCCAGCCCGAGGACGTCGGCCTCACCCGTGAGCCCGGACGACGAGTGGACGGCCTGCGCCGCGAAGAGGTCGCACGGCTCGCGGGCATCAGCCCCGAGTACTACCTGCGGCTCGAACGGGGCCGCGACCACCAGCCGTCCGACCAGGTGCTCGTGGCGCTCGGCCGCGCACTGCGGCTCGACCACGAGGCCGTCGACTACCTGCGCCGCCTCGCACACGCCGAACGCCGCCGCCCCGAGGGGGTCGTGCCGCCGGGGCTCGACGACTCGGTCCGGTCGCTGCTGGCGCAGTGGTCGCACACCCCGGCGTTCGTGATGGACCGCAACCAGGACATCATCCTGTCCAACGCCCTGGCGAGCGCCCTCGGCCCCGGGTACATGGAGCCGGGCGCGAACCTCGTCCTGCAGATGTTCTCCGAGGCGTCCCGGCAGCACGCGGCCGATTGGGACCGCACCGCGCACCGGGTCGTCGCCGCGCTCCGGCTGCACGCCGAACCCGAGGACCCCCGGCTGCAGGAGATCGTCGGCACCCTGACCCTGCAGGACCCGGACTTCGCCCGCATCTGGGCCCGGCACGACGTCGCCGTGCAGCGCACCGGGGTCTCACGGCACTGGATCGACCCGATCGGGTGGGTCGAGTTCCGCTGGCAGAACCTCGCGATCCCGGGCAGCTCGCACGTGCTCGTGACCTTCTGGGCCGACCCCGGCACGCCCGCAGCCGCTGCCGTCGCGTACCTCGCCGCGCAGGTGCAGCAGGGCACCGCGCGCCGGGAGCCGGTCGCAGGCGAGACCGCGGTGGGGTAG
- a CDS encoding alpha/beta fold hydrolase has product MAAPTIVLVHGAFADSASWAPVTRELLDRGHTVLVPPVYNRSLAEDAASIRAVAEHVDGPVVLAGHSYGGAVITVAGEAENVVGLVYVSGYVLEVGESLGQLQGGFPDSDLAANLVYTPYPVAGAEDGTDVSVAIDAFPQVFAAGVDPRVAEVLAVSQRPLSGAAFGEPASAAAWKTTPAWAIVSSDDHTINPEVERFGYSRAGITDVTELAAPHLVMQTHPKDVADVIERAVAATSATDAAA; this is encoded by the coding sequence ATGGCTGCACCCACCATCGTCCTCGTCCACGGCGCGTTCGCCGACTCCGCCAGCTGGGCGCCCGTCACCCGCGAGCTGCTCGACCGCGGCCACACGGTCCTCGTCCCGCCGGTCTACAACCGCAGCCTCGCCGAGGACGCCGCCTCGATCCGCGCCGTCGCCGAGCACGTCGACGGGCCGGTCGTCCTCGCCGGGCACTCGTACGGCGGCGCCGTGATCACCGTCGCTGGCGAAGCCGAGAACGTCGTCGGACTCGTCTACGTCTCCGGCTACGTGCTCGAGGTCGGCGAGAGCCTCGGACAGCTGCAGGGCGGGTTCCCGGACTCGGACCTCGCCGCGAACCTGGTGTACACGCCGTACCCGGTCGCCGGCGCCGAGGACGGCACCGACGTCTCCGTCGCGATCGACGCGTTCCCGCAGGTCTTCGCCGCCGGGGTCGACCCGCGCGTCGCCGAGGTCCTCGCGGTCTCGCAGCGCCCGCTGTCCGGCGCCGCCTTCGGTGAACCGGCCTCCGCCGCCGCGTGGAAGACCACCCCCGCGTGGGCGATCGTCTCGTCCGACGACCACACCATCAACCCCGAGGTCGAGCGCTTCGGCTACTCCCGTGCCGGCATCACCGACGTGACCGAGCTCGCCGCCCCGCACCTCGTCATGCAGACCCACCCGAAGGACGTCGCCGACGTCATCGAGCGCGCCGTCGCCGCGACCAGCGCGACCGACGCCGCCGCCTGA
- a CDS encoding MFS transporter: MTTERTTPAPRGGALAPLAIPVFRALWIAVLVSNIGSWMQTVGAQWLLVDEHAAPVVVALVQTASSLPVLLVGIPAGVIGEFVDRRRLLIGVQAFQVVVGVVMTVLTATGDMTPALLLTVTFLLGTASALQLPAYQALVPEIVPRAAITDAAALSSVGVNVARAIGPALAGVVIAQLGVPFVFAANALSFALFLVVLVAWRGYQRPETRAEPFIDATRAGLRYVLHAAVVRRLLVQLAVFMVPANALWALLPLVADGPLGLSSGGYGLLLAAVGIGSVGGAFLMPAVRARLGIGRTVGIASVVFGVCTAVVALVPVLPVVLVALLVGGVAWIAVVTTLNGTVQAFLPAWVRTRGLAAYQLVLFGCTAIGAALAGAVATPLGVTGVLAGAGVVTALSAALLLVSGFPVLTDRQRAVTPMPFGDEVFVADDHGAATGETLVLLHWTVPTDAVDEFRARAERLGRSRRRTGARDWNLYRDAASGPDAWVEAFRVGSWQEHVDQHEVRQTGDDARTLQSVREVAGEPRVEHLVAEGAGSPSSG, encoded by the coding sequence GTGACCACGGAACGCACCACCCCCGCACCCCGCGGCGGCGCCCTGGCGCCGCTCGCGATCCCGGTCTTCCGCGCCCTGTGGATCGCGGTGCTCGTGAGCAACATCGGCAGCTGGATGCAGACCGTCGGCGCGCAGTGGCTGCTCGTCGACGAGCACGCCGCACCCGTCGTCGTCGCCCTCGTGCAGACCGCGTCGAGCCTGCCGGTGCTGCTCGTCGGGATCCCCGCCGGGGTCATCGGCGAGTTCGTCGACCGGCGGCGGCTGCTCATCGGCGTGCAGGCGTTCCAGGTGGTCGTCGGCGTCGTGATGACCGTGCTCACCGCGACCGGCGACATGACCCCGGCGCTCCTGCTCACCGTCACGTTCCTGCTCGGTACCGCCTCGGCGCTCCAGCTGCCCGCGTACCAGGCGCTCGTGCCCGAGATCGTGCCGCGTGCCGCGATCACCGACGCCGCGGCGCTCAGCTCCGTCGGCGTCAACGTCGCTCGGGCGATCGGACCGGCGCTCGCCGGGGTGGTGATCGCGCAGCTGGGCGTGCCGTTCGTGTTCGCCGCGAACGCGCTGTCGTTCGCGCTCTTCCTGGTGGTGCTCGTCGCCTGGCGTGGGTACCAGCGCCCCGAGACGCGGGCCGAACCGTTCATCGACGCCACCCGCGCCGGGCTGCGGTACGTCCTGCACGCGGCGGTCGTCCGCCGGCTGCTCGTGCAGCTCGCCGTCTTCATGGTGCCCGCGAACGCGCTGTGGGCACTCCTGCCACTCGTCGCCGACGGCCCGCTCGGCCTGTCCTCCGGTGGGTACGGACTGCTGCTCGCCGCCGTCGGCATCGGATCCGTCGGCGGGGCGTTCCTGATGCCGGCGGTCCGTGCGCGGCTCGGCATCGGCCGTACGGTCGGGATCGCCTCGGTGGTGTTCGGCGTCTGCACCGCGGTCGTCGCGCTCGTCCCCGTGCTGCCGGTCGTGCTCGTCGCGCTGCTGGTCGGCGGGGTGGCCTGGATCGCCGTGGTGACGACGCTGAACGGCACCGTGCAGGCGTTCCTGCCCGCCTGGGTCCGGACCCGCGGGCTCGCCGCCTACCAGCTCGTGCTCTTCGGCTGCACCGCCATCGGTGCGGCGCTCGCCGGAGCCGTCGCCACGCCGCTCGGGGTGACGGGGGTGCTCGCCGGCGCCGGGGTCGTCACCGCGCTCAGCGCCGCGCTGCTGCTCGTGTCCGGGTTCCCGGTGCTCACCGACCGGCAGCGCGCCGTGACGCCGATGCCGTTCGGCGACGAGGTGTTCGTGGCGGACGACCACGGCGCGGCGACGGGGGAGACCCTCGTCCTGCTGCACTGGACGGTGCCGACGGATGCGGTCGACGAGTTCCGGGCGCGTGCCGAGCGGCTCGGGCGGAGCCGTCGGCGGACCGGCGCCCGTGACTGGAACCTGTACCGGGACGCGGCGTCCGGGCCGGACGCCTGGGTGGAGGCGTTCCGGGTGGGGTCGTGGCAGGAGCACGTCGACCAGCACGAGGTCCGGCAGACCGGGGACGACGCGCGGACCCTGCAGTCGGTGCGCGAGGTCGCGGGCGAGCCGCGGGTGGAGCACCTGGTGGCGGAGGGGGCCGGCAGCCCGTCGTCGGGGTGA